One genomic segment of Gasterosteus aculeatus chromosome 6, fGasAcu3.hap1.1, whole genome shotgun sequence includes these proteins:
- the efemp1 gene encoding EGF-containing fibulin-like extracellular matrix protein 1 codes for MLGICVCLCAVFTHVVSQEAEEPVSYTCTEGYEYDTVREQCRDIDECALLDDACKGGMQCINHFGGYLCLPKNAVIYISKEGEQGPLPESIPPGVAPVPPVPAVPAVPPNQPRFPWSAGVSQPGRTVLCAPGYTADEQNLCRDVDECATGRHTCGAEQTCYNTRGSYTCQCPSGFQKNGDHCVDRDECALTHYCMHRCVNTQGSYYCECNAGHKLASNNHSCVDVNECDVENPCQQHCYNLIGSFLCQCEQGYELAQDTASCQDIDECSFSSYMCQYQCINSPGSYSCECPEGYQLQGSRVCQDVNECETGTHNCHDDEMCWNYYGGFRCYPKNPCEPPYTKTSENRCICRSQAECQGLPPSIVYKYMSIQAERTVPADIFQIQATNMYANTHNTFRVKAGNEAGEFLLRRSSNVSAMLVMTKPLTGPREYVVDLEMVTLHLTMNYRSNSLLRLTIIVGPYAF; via the exons ATGCTGGGGATctgcgtgtgtctttgtgcggtTTTCACACACGTCGTCTCTCAGGAGGCTGAGGAGCCGGTCTCATACACA TGCACAGAAGGGTATGAGTATGACACGGTCAGAGAGCAGTGCAGAG ACATCGACGAGTGTGCCTTGTTAGACGATGCGTGCAAAGGAGGGATGCAGTGCATCAACCACTTCGGTGGATACCTCTGCCTCCCCAAGAACGCCGTCATCTACATCAGCAAGGAGGGCGAGCAGGGGCCGCTGCCGGAATCCATCCCTCCCGGGGTCGCCCCCGTCCCTCCTGTCCCCGCTGTCCCTGCTGTCCCCCCGAACCAGCCTCGGTTTCCATGGTCTGCAGGGGTCTCTCAACCCGGCCGGACCGTCCTCTGTGCACCTGGATACACTGCAGATGAGCAGAACCTCTGCAGAG ACGTAGATGAATGTGCGACAGGCAGACACACTTGTGGTGCTGAACAGACGTGCTACAACACTAGAGGCTCCTACACCTGCCAGTGTCCTTCAGGCTTCCAGAAGAACGGAGACCACTGTGTAG ACAGAGACGAGTGCGCCCTGACTCACTACTGCATGCATAGATGTGTGAACACACAGGGCTCTTACTACTGTGAGTGCAACGCAGGTCACAAGTTGGCCAGCAACAACCACAGCTGTGTTG atGTAAATGAATGTGATGTGGAGAATCCCTGTCAGCAGCACTGCTACAACCTGATTGGCTCCTTCCTCTGCCAGTGTGAACAGGGCTATGAGCTGGCACAGGACACGGCCTCTTGTCAAG ACATTGATGAATGCAGCTTCTCCAGCTACATGTGTCAGTATCAGTGCATTAACAGCCCAGGAAGTTACTCCTGTGAATGTCCAGAAGGATATCAGCTCCAGGGAAGCAGGGTGTGTCAAG ACGTAAATGAGTGTGAGACGGGGACCCATAACTGCCACGACGATGAAATGTGCTGGAACTATTACGGAGGCTTCCGCTGCTATCCCAAGAATCCCTGTGAGCCGCCTTACACCAAAACCTCTGAGAA TCGCTGTATCTGCCGGTCTCAGGCAGAGTGCCAGGGTCTCCCACCGTCAATTGTCTACAAATACATGAGCATCCAGGCAGAGCGGACCGTACCAGCCGACATCTTCCAGATTCAGGCAACCAACATGtacgccaacacacacaacaccttcAGGGTCAAAGCTGGAAATGAGGCGGGAGAATTCCTTCTGCGG cgCTCCAGCAACGTGAGTGCTATGCTGGTGATGACAAAACCTCTGACAGGCCCGCGGGAGTACGTCGTGGACCTGGAGATGGTAACTCTCCATTTGACTATGAACTACCGCTCCAACTCACTGCTCCGACTCACCATCATAGTCGGGCCCTACGCCTTCTGA